The genomic stretch ATCGCTTGTTGCCTGTCCTTTCTGAAACTGCTGCCCAGGTTATGGGCGGTGAACCGAAGATTACCATCGTAGCCAACACAGAAAAAACTGTGGCTCCTGTGCTCAAGTCTTCTCCCAAGCCCAAAGTGCATGTTCCGCAACCTCGGCAGGAGCACCTTGGTCTTCCTATTGCCGATGCGCCCCGCCCGATCGCTGCAAACAACTGGCGATTCAGCTTTGATGATTTTGTCATCGGGCCTTCCAACGAATTGGCGTGCGCGGCAAGTAAATCTATTTCGCATTCAGCGTTTAACTCTGATCACCTGTTCCTCAGTTCGGAACCGGGACTTGGTAAAACGCATCTCCTGCATTCCGTTGGGCATCACCTTTGTGCAACATCCAACAGAAAAAATGTTCGGGTGGCATGTCTTTCTTCTGAAGACTTCGCAACACGCATGGTGCTTGCCATCAAGGGGCGTCAGGTCGATCAGTTCAAAGCCCAGTTCCGTGAGAACATAGACGTACTCCTGTTGGAGGACGTGCACTTTTTCCAGGGCAAGGAAAAGATGCAGGAAGAGCTTCTTTGTACACTGGGTGCTTTGCGGGAAAGAGGGTGCAAGGTCGTGCTGACCAGTTCTTTCATGCCCAAAGATTTTTCCGGGATTGATAATCGACTGGTGTCTCGATTCTGTTCTGGCTTCTTGGCGCATATCGATCGCCCAGACCTGGAGACCCGGCGTCGTATTGTGCAGGAAAAAGCACGCAAGCTGCAGGTAAATGTGCCTGTCGAAGTGACCGAGCTTTTGGCTGAACGCATTACGACTGATATCCGCCAGCTTGAAAGCTGCCTCAACAACATGGTGCTGAAAGCGCGTCTGTTGAATCGTGCAGTCACAATGAATCTGGCGTGGGAAGTGCTGGACAACTATGCTGTTCAGAATCCCTCTCCCGACTATGCGCACATCATCGATTTCGTTTGTAAAAGCTATTCCCTTTCAGAAGACGAGCTCAAATCCAAAAGCAGGAAGCGGCAGATCGTTCTTGCTCGCAACACAGCTTTCTACCTTGTCCGCAAGCACACGGAGTTGTCCTTGAAGGCCATCGGGGAAAAGCTTGGACGCCGCCATTCGACCGTACTGAAGGGTATCACCAAGGTTGAGCGTGAAATCTCGCTTCAGACCCCGCTGGGGCGTCAATTAGAGCAAACTGCGGAACGTCTTACTCCGTAAAAATGCCCCCCACAGTTCCCCCGGAGTTTTCGGTATCATTCGTATGATGCAGATAATCCGGGGGTGCTTTTTTGAAAAACAGAGATCGGCGATTTAACTGTTCTGAAGTTCAGTTAGTCGCCGTTTTGCTTTTTCAGGATCAATTCCACGTTTTTTGGCAATGTTGGGAAGGTTGTCCTCGGCATCGGTTGCCCGGACATAGATGGGATCAATGGATGATTGGGAATAATCGGCGGTAGCAGCTGCTTCGAGAAGAAGCTCTGGGGATGGATTGTCCCAGCGCGAGGGAAGCAGAGTGCAGTGGGTGGTATTTTTTTCAAATTCCTTGAAGAATTCACTGTTCTTGCGAATCCCAGTCCCAACTAAATAGCACGGAGTTCCACATTCAGTGATTC from Pseudodesulfovibrio profundus encodes the following:
- the dnaA gene encoding chromosomal replication initiator protein DnaA, translating into MMKTAWKQILRSLEKSLNPGVYSVWIKPLSGKVDGNRLVLTAPNDFVANWVRDRLLPVLSETAAQVMGGEPKITIVANTEKTVAPVLKSSPKPKVHVPQPRQEHLGLPIADAPRPIAANNWRFSFDDFVIGPSNELACAASKSISHSAFNSDHLFLSSEPGLGKTHLLHSVGHHLCATSNRKNVRVACLSSEDFATRMVLAIKGRQVDQFKAQFRENIDVLLLEDVHFFQGKEKMQEELLCTLGALRERGCKVVLTSSFMPKDFSGIDNRLVSRFCSGFLAHIDRPDLETRRRIVQEKARKLQVNVPVEVTELLAERITTDIRQLESCLNNMVLKARLLNRAVTMNLAWEVLDNYAVQNPSPDYAHIIDFVCKSYSLSEDELKSKSRKRQIVLARNTAFYLVRKHTELSLKAIGEKLGRRHSTVLKGITKVEREISLQTPLGRQLEQTAERLTP